Proteins found in one Pseudoxanthomonas sp. SL93 genomic segment:
- a CDS encoding methyl-accepting chemotaxis protein, with amino-acid sequence MTFNAKIAALLSNLPLKRKFLIQTALVAAGTVALAVVAARIQYLDLTGTRQAGLKAQTEMALGVIDGYAKQAASGALDEAQAKERALATLASMQANKGVDYFFVTDEAPVMLMHPTRPDLIGKPLNDVLSPDGKRIFPEFVRVARDGGGHVDYSWAKAGEDAPVPKTSYAALYQPWGWVIGTGVYIDDTQAQALQFTFIMTIAGGLLVLLSMVIGWVIGQSVLVPVARALSAIRGVSRGDLSVRTGHHGLDEVGQMLKATDEMVHMLERFSQETHQMIRVHEAEDITHRMPEDFPGVYGELAGGINTMMFEHLDAFRDAIGILERYANGDLSQDARRLPGTRAFLHEAMDAAKQSLLAINAEIKRLAQAAAAGDFSARGDEARFQHDFRQMVQGLNAMMTISDSNLAQLSALLRAIAAGDLTARMEGDFHGVFASMRDDANATVAQLTEIVGGIQMAAISINTAAGEIASGNNDLSRRTEQQAANLEETAASMEELTSTVRQNAESARQANQLAIGAAGVASQGGEVVDKVVTTMRDIEQSSKKIAEIISVIDGIAFQTNILALNAAVEAARAGEQGRGFAVVASEVRTLAQRSANAAKEIKGLIENSVDRVADGSALVNQAGTTMGEIVASVQRVTDIMAEISAASQEQSAGIEQVNQTITQMDETTQQNAALVEEATAAARSMEEQAGALTQSVSVFKLDNGHAAPVRQAISQAIATAPARAAAPKATARKPAARKPEPALADGDWQEF; translated from the coding sequence ATGACGTTCAACGCCAAGATTGCCGCCCTGCTCTCCAACCTTCCGCTCAAGCGCAAGTTCCTCATCCAGACCGCCCTGGTAGCCGCCGGTACGGTGGCATTGGCCGTGGTGGCTGCCCGCATCCAGTACCTCGACCTGACCGGGACGCGCCAGGCCGGCCTGAAGGCGCAGACGGAAATGGCGCTGGGCGTGATCGACGGCTACGCGAAACAGGCGGCAAGTGGCGCGCTGGACGAGGCGCAGGCGAAGGAACGCGCGCTCGCCACCCTCGCCTCGATGCAGGCGAACAAGGGCGTGGACTACTTCTTCGTCACCGACGAAGCGCCGGTCATGCTGATGCACCCCACCCGCCCTGACCTGATCGGCAAGCCGCTCAACGACGTGCTGAGCCCGGACGGCAAGCGCATCTTCCCGGAATTCGTCCGCGTGGCGCGCGATGGCGGTGGCCATGTCGACTACAGCTGGGCCAAGGCCGGCGAAGATGCCCCCGTGCCGAAGACCTCCTACGCCGCGCTCTACCAGCCATGGGGCTGGGTGATCGGCACCGGCGTCTACATCGACGACACCCAGGCGCAGGCCCTGCAGTTCACCTTCATCATGACCATCGCCGGCGGCCTGCTGGTGCTGTTGAGCATGGTGATCGGCTGGGTGATCGGCCAGTCGGTGCTGGTGCCCGTGGCGCGCGCCCTGTCCGCGATCCGCGGCGTCTCGCGCGGCGACCTGAGCGTGCGCACCGGCCACCACGGCCTCGACGAAGTCGGCCAGATGCTCAAAGCCACCGACGAAATGGTGCACATGCTGGAGCGGTTCTCGCAGGAGACGCACCAGATGATCCGCGTGCACGAAGCCGAGGATATCACCCACCGCATGCCGGAGGATTTCCCCGGCGTGTACGGCGAGCTGGCGGGTGGCATCAACACCATGATGTTCGAGCACCTGGACGCCTTCCGCGATGCCATCGGCATCCTGGAACGCTACGCCAACGGCGACCTCAGCCAGGATGCGCGCCGCCTGCCGGGCACGCGCGCGTTCCTGCATGAAGCGATGGACGCGGCCAAGCAGAGCCTGCTGGCCATCAATGCCGAGATCAAGCGCCTGGCGCAGGCCGCGGCGGCCGGCGATTTCAGCGCCCGCGGCGACGAAGCCCGCTTCCAGCACGACTTCCGCCAGATGGTGCAGGGCCTGAACGCGATGATGACCATCAGCGACAGCAACCTGGCGCAGCTGTCCGCCCTGCTGCGCGCGATCGCGGCCGGCGACCTGACCGCCCGCATGGAAGGCGACTTCCATGGCGTGTTCGCCAGCATGCGCGACGATGCCAATGCCACCGTCGCCCAGCTGACCGAGATCGTCGGCGGCATCCAGATGGCCGCCATCAGCATCAACACCGCCGCCGGCGAGATCGCCTCCGGCAACAACGACCTGTCGCGCCGTACCGAACAGCAGGCCGCCAACCTGGAAGAGACCGCTGCCTCGATGGAGGAACTGACTTCCACCGTGCGCCAGAACGCCGAGTCCGCTCGCCAGGCCAACCAGCTGGCCATCGGCGCTGCCGGTGTCGCCTCGCAGGGTGGCGAAGTCGTCGACAAGGTGGTTACCACGATGCGCGACATCGAGCAGTCGTCCAAGAAGATCGCCGAGATCATCTCGGTCATCGACGGCATCGCGTTCCAGACCAACATCCTGGCCTTGAATGCGGCAGTGGAAGCGGCGCGTGCCGGCGAACAGGGCCGCGGCTTCGCCGTGGTCGCTTCCGAAGTGCGCACGCTGGCCCAGCGCAGCGCCAACGCGGCCAAGGAGATCAAGGGCCTGATCGAGAACTCGGTGGACCGCGTGGCCGATGGCTCGGCCCTGGTCAACCAGGCCGGCACGACCATGGGCGAGATCGTCGCCAGCGTACAGCGCGTGACCGACATCATGGCCGAGATCTCGGCGGCCTCGCAGGAACAGTCGGCCGGCATCGAGCAGGTCAACCAGACCATCACCCAGATGGACGAGACCACCCAGCAGAACGCCGCGCTGGTGGAGGAAGCCACGGCCGCTGCGCGTTCGATGGAAGAACAGGCGGGTGCACTGACGCAGAGCGTGTCGGTGTTCAAGCTGGACAACGGGC
- a CDS encoding chemotaxis protein CheW, with protein MSDKKTQAVATPDEFLSFTLGEEHYGVDILKVQEIRGYDSVTRLPDAPDYIKGVINLRGTIVPVIDLRLKLRLKEARYDAFTVMIVLNVEDRVVGIVVDSVSDVIALAAEQIRPTPEFGASVDTRFISGIGTVDDRMLILLDIETLIDSADLGQPLPEQAAA; from the coding sequence ATGAGCGACAAGAAAACCCAAGCCGTGGCCACCCCCGACGAGTTCCTCAGCTTCACGCTGGGCGAGGAACATTACGGCGTGGACATCCTGAAGGTGCAGGAGATCCGCGGCTACGATTCCGTCACCCGCCTGCCGGACGCACCCGACTACATCAAGGGCGTCATCAACCTGCGCGGCACCATCGTGCCGGTCATCGACCTGCGTCTGAAGCTGCGCCTGAAGGAAGCCCGCTACGACGCCTTCACCGTGATGATCGTGCTGAACGTGGAAGACCGCGTGGTCGGCATCGTGGTGGACAGCGTGTCCGACGTGATCGCACTGGCCGCCGAACAGATCCGCCCGACGCCGGAATTCGGTGCCAGCGTCGACACGCGTTTCATCTCCGGCATCGGCACGGTGGACGACCGCATGCTGATCCTGCTGGACATCGAGACGCTGATCGACAGCGCCGACCTGGGCCAGCCGCTGCCGGAACAGGCCGCCGCCTGA
- a CDS encoding Cache 3/Cache 2 fusion domain-containing protein, which produces MNRLSRLSLGSKLALLVTVSVAVVLAVLAVVVQRQSTQAIEERALADLDVAAQVMLESVALYDSTLTEATQKMAGSFRAALPEGDVSVDPARTTLIGEFEVPELRFDRQLVNLDFTTVDRFTATTGVVATLFVRSGDEFIRASTSLRNAKDERVIGTVLDHAHPAYALILQDKPYTGRARLFGRDYMTHYEPLQDAEGKTVGILFVGQNYSDGLAALKDKLRQTRLGKEGYFFVVDLADGEQNGKLAVHPASQDKAYADVVDAASVPAMKALLAKDNGHEELRVAPRAGDEPVAALVAVKRFAPWKWALVAVEPRSAITAATDKLATHITLLSLLALCVISVLAWLGVRRLVAQPLKVAVSIADEVASGNLATTIRVDRKDEIGDLLGAMHRMQANLRERTARDEAVARESLRIRTALDDVTTHVMIADADRNILYANRPLLKMLADVEQDIRRDLPAFSVAAMIGSNIDIFHKKPEHQSKMLAQLKGTHRAQITVGGHIMQLIINPVIDADGQRAGYVVEWADRTAEVNVEQEVTRIVQAASAGDLSGRIGTQGKQGFVLGLSEQLNTLLGTIAGSVDQVSHVLKSLSQGDLTARMDGDFHGVFASMRDDANATVAQLTDIVGRIQGASTSINTSAGEIAAGNNDLSRRTEQQAANLEETAASMEELTSTVRQNAESARQANQLAIGAAGVASQGGEVVGQVVTTMRDIEQSSKKIAEIISVIDGIAFQTNILALNAAVEAARAGEQGRGFAVVASEVRTLAQRSANAAKEIKGLIENSVDKVADGSKLVNQAGATMGEIVASVQRVTDIMAEISAASQEQSAGIEQVNQTITQMDETTQQNAALVEEATAAARSMEEQAMALADAVSAFRLPADGAVEALVRERVTRIAGQPAAGRAPLRQPS; this is translated from the coding sequence ATGAACCGTCTTTCCCGCCTCTCCCTCGGCAGCAAGCTCGCCTTGCTGGTCACCGTCTCCGTCGCCGTGGTGCTGGCGGTCCTGGCTGTCGTGGTACAGCGCCAGTCCACCCAGGCCATCGAGGAGCGCGCGCTCGCCGATCTCGACGTCGCCGCCCAGGTGATGCTGGAGTCCGTGGCGCTGTACGACAGCACGCTGACCGAAGCCACCCAGAAGATGGCCGGCAGCTTCCGCGCCGCCCTGCCCGAGGGCGACGTGTCGGTCGATCCCGCGCGCACCACCCTGATCGGCGAATTCGAGGTGCCCGAGCTCCGCTTCGACAGGCAGCTGGTCAATCTCGACTTCACCACCGTGGACCGTTTCACCGCCACCACCGGCGTGGTCGCCACGCTGTTCGTGCGCAGCGGCGACGAGTTCATCCGCGCCTCCACCTCGCTGCGCAACGCGAAGGACGAGCGCGTCATCGGGACCGTGCTGGATCACGCACACCCGGCGTATGCGCTGATCCTGCAGGACAAGCCGTACACCGGCCGCGCGCGCCTGTTCGGGCGTGACTACATGACGCACTACGAGCCGCTGCAGGATGCCGAGGGCAAGACCGTCGGCATCCTGTTCGTGGGCCAGAACTACAGCGACGGCCTGGCCGCGCTGAAGGACAAACTGCGGCAGACGCGCCTGGGCAAGGAAGGCTACTTCTTCGTGGTGGACCTGGCCGATGGCGAACAGAACGGCAAGCTGGCCGTGCATCCCGCCAGCCAGGACAAGGCGTATGCCGATGTGGTGGATGCCGCCTCCGTGCCGGCCATGAAGGCCCTGCTGGCGAAGGACAACGGCCACGAGGAGCTGCGGGTCGCGCCGCGTGCCGGTGACGAGCCCGTCGCTGCGCTGGTCGCCGTGAAGCGTTTCGCGCCGTGGAAATGGGCGCTGGTGGCCGTGGAACCCCGCTCGGCCATTACCGCGGCAACCGACAAGCTTGCCACCCATATCACGCTGCTCTCGCTGCTGGCCCTGTGCGTGATCTCCGTGCTGGCGTGGCTGGGCGTGCGCCGCCTGGTTGCCCAGCCGTTGAAGGTGGCCGTCTCCATTGCCGACGAAGTGGCTTCCGGCAACCTGGCCACGACGATCCGGGTGGACCGGAAGGACGAGATCGGCGACCTGCTGGGCGCGATGCATCGCATGCAGGCCAACCTGCGCGAACGCACCGCCCGCGACGAAGCCGTCGCCCGGGAAAGCCTGCGCATCCGCACCGCGCTGGACGACGTCACCACCCATGTGATGATCGCCGACGCCGACCGCAACATCCTGTACGCCAACCGTCCCCTGCTGAAGATGCTGGCCGACGTGGAACAGGACATCCGCCGCGACCTGCCCGCCTTCAGCGTGGCGGCCATGATCGGCAGCAACATCGACATCTTCCACAAGAAGCCCGAGCACCAGTCGAAGATGCTGGCCCAGCTGAAAGGCACGCACCGCGCGCAGATCACCGTGGGCGGCCACATCATGCAGCTGATCATCAATCCGGTGATCGACGCCGACGGCCAGCGTGCGGGCTACGTGGTCGAATGGGCCGACCGTACCGCCGAAGTCAACGTGGAACAGGAAGTCACCCGCATCGTGCAGGCCGCGTCGGCCGGCGACCTGTCCGGCCGCATCGGCACGCAGGGCAAGCAGGGCTTCGTGCTGGGACTGTCGGAGCAGCTGAATACGCTGCTGGGCACCATCGCCGGCAGCGTGGACCAGGTGTCGCACGTGCTGAAGTCGCTGTCGCAGGGCGACCTGACGGCGCGGATGGACGGTGACTTCCATGGTGTGTTCGCCAGCATGCGCGACGATGCCAATGCCACCGTCGCCCAGCTGACCGACATCGTCGGCCGCATCCAGGGCGCTTCGACCAGCATCAACACGTCGGCCGGCGAGATCGCCGCAGGCAACAACGACCTGTCCCGCCGTACCGAACAGCAGGCGGCCAACCTGGAAGAGACCGCCGCCTCGATGGAGGAACTGACCTCCACCGTGCGCCAGAACGCCGAATCGGCCCGCCAGGCCAACCAGCTGGCCATCGGTGCCGCGGGCGTCGCCTCGCAGGGCGGCGAAGTCGTCGGCCAGGTGGTCACCACCATGCGCGACATCGAGCAGTCCTCCAAGAAGATCGCCGAGATCATCTCGGTCATCGACGGCATCGCGTTCCAGACCAACATCCTGGCCTTGAATGCGGCGGTGGAAGCCGCCCGTGCCGGCGAGCAGGGCCGCGGCTTCGCCGTGGTCGCCTCCGAAGTCCGCACCCTGGCCCAGCGGTCGGCCAATGCGGCCAAGGAGATCAAGGGCCTGATCGAGAACTCGGTGGACAAGGTCGCGGATGGTTCCAAGCTGGTGAACCAGGCCGGCGCCACGATGGGCGAGATCGTCGCCAGCGTGCAGCGCGTGACCGACATCATGGCCGAGATCTCGGCGGCCTCGCAGGAACAGTCGGCCGGCATCGAGCAGGTCAACCAGACCATCACCCAGATGGACGAGACCACCCAGCAGAACGCCGCGCTGGTGGAAGAAGCCACGGCCGCTGCACGTTCGATGGAAGAACAGGCCATGGCCCTGGCCGACGCGGTGTCCGCGTTCCGCCTGCCCGCGGATGGCGCGGTCGAGGCGCTGGTCCGCGAACGTGTGACCCGCATCGCAGGGCAACCGGCCGCCGGTCGCGCTCCGCTGCGGCAGCCGTCCTGA